The Rhodospirillales bacterium genome includes the window CCCTCTGCACAAAAGACCATGAGGCGCATTACAAATTGTGCTCACTGTGAAAAATGTCATCTTCTACGCCGTGGCCACCCCCGGAATGATCGCCTTTTTGGGCACGGGCTGAATCAAGGCAAAGGAGGGGGCGCAAACGGGCATCTGATTACGTAAGAAAGAATCCAGAGAGTTTTTTGTACCCGGTCAACCTGAACTACCAGTTTTTCTGGACCCGCAGGCTGGAAATTTATGTAATTTGTGATTTTGTAAGAATAACTACTATCCGTTTCGGCACCTTGCTCCATTAAAGAGCCGTAACTCTGGAAAAAGCCGGGAATGATCAGAAGGGTGGCTAATTCAGGATGGTGCTTGGAGGAGTGTCCTTGTCTCCTACGATGGAAAGAAATTTTTCCAGTTGTCGAGGTGACATGCTCGTCGCCTTGAAAAGAATTTCAAATAGCTGAAGCGTGCGATTATCAAGGATAAGGCGTTCAGCAGGCAATTTTTTATCTTCGAGCCATGAATTTGTTTCGTGCAAAGCATTTTTCAAAATATCGGAAAGCTCGGTTAGTCCTGACTTCTCAGTCTCCTTATATAAGTAAAACAAAGAGGCCATAATACTTCTGATTTCTTTTGTGTTTTCGATTTGGTGAGCGATAGTCATTTTTTTTACCTGTGTGTTAAGCCACTTTTGTGATTTTTTCGATTTCATCGCTGTAATCGCTATAATTAAGTACAGGGTGATGGATGCCTGTTTTTTCACGAACCTTGAAAAGGTTTTCTTCGGAAACCCTTACCCCGCCCGCACGAACGGCATGACCGTAATCTTCTTCGAGCCGGATTTCAGGTCCCATGAAATCAATGTCCCAACCGGCCTTGGTGAAAATGTTCCGCCAGTAGATCGGGTACATAAGACCAATATAACGTTCAATTCCCTGATCCAGCCCGAACTCCAGATAGGCCAGAACGAGTTCTTGTATGATCCGTCTTCTCATTTGTGGAGAAAGGCTCTCATCAACACAAAAACGGCTTCCTTCCCATATTTTTACGTCATTGGGTAACTCTTCCGTGACAAGGTGAGAAAAGACTTCCTGCAACATATAAGGGCGGTCTGTCGGATAAAGCCGCGATACGCCCCGTGCGACATTATTTTCATCGCGCCAGACGAGATAAGTGGTGGCGGGGTTGTCATAGGAATCGTATTCCATGTCTTTTACAACCGGAACATCCCAGCCTTGTCGTTTAATAATGCTCTGATAACGAAGTTTATGTTGCGAAGCTAATGGATTGCCTTTGAACATATGGGCATTTTCAATTGAGACACAATCAATCATGCTTTTTCTCCCCGTGCTTTGTCGTTTCACCAGGGTTTAGAAAAGCGAAAAAAGGGGAGATCAGGTAGCTATCAAGTCTGATAGGGGGCCGCGATAATACTCGGTGAAATAAGGCCCAGATGTAAGGCCTTTACGACAGCAAAAGTACGCTCATTGGCTTGTAGTTTTTGATAGATATTGTTCAAATGAAAACGAACCGTGGGAATGGAGATACCAATAATTTCAGAAATGACAGGATCGCTTTTGCCTTCAGAAACCCACAACAGGATTTCTCTTTCCCTCGGCGTCAGGCGAACATTGCTGACGGACGTTTCTACGGTGAGGAAATCGGAATAAATCATATGAAACTGGGATGAAATAGCCCTCAGCTTGCAAAGTGTGTTCTGGTCAATATCAATCCCTCCGGTGCTGCTGGCAAGTCCGACGCCGGCAATTTCGCTATGGGCGCCATAAAGAGGGATGCCAACGCCATTTTTTAGACCGGCCTCTTCGGCTTCATTCATGACTTTCTGTTCAAGCGCCGTTAGTTCACTTGTTTTAGTCAACCCCTCCCAGGAAAAAGGACGGGAAGATTTAAAAGCCTGTTTGGGAACAGGATCTTCTGTGTCATAGCCTTTTTCTGCGTAGTATTTCATCCAATCATCAGGATAATTATAGGCAATACCGTGCCCGGCCTTTTTTTGAAGAGAAAAATGGTCTGTTAAAAGGCTGTAGACAACCCGGTCAAACCCCATTTCAGATAGGGTTTGGGAAAACAGATGAAAGGCTTCTTCTGCATTTGATGCTTTATTGCTTTTTTCAATAAACTCTTCAATTGAGGTCATGACTGCAAGCTATACCCTCCTCAAAAGACGTTCCCGGTCGGTTTTGTTTATTCTGTGTCCTGTATTTTTAGGAATAAGCGTATAAATTGTTGCACAGATTTCTTTCTATCATCGTCCGGTAATTGACCATAAAGACGAACAAGTTCCACAATATTTTTATCCAGCAATATGTCGGATAACGTATCCTCTTCCTTCTGACCACTTTCTTCGGGAAAAAAATCTGTGACGTTAGCATCCAGGATTTTAGCAATATGGAACAGGGAGGCAGCGCTGATTCTGTTTTTGCCATTTTCGTATTTTTGAATTTGCTGGAACGAAAGTCCCATATATTCAGCGAGATCTGACTGCGATATCCCTTTAAAAGAGCGCAGGGTTTTTAGTTTTTGCCCCATATAGCGATCAAGATCGGTCGTGGAGCGTTTCGATATCAATGAAAAATTTGTCATAGCTTGTGTATATCTTCTAATTTTTTATAACGTAAAGTTTGACGGGTTACTCATTCTTTGGCTATTAGCCATGAACTAACATTAACACCTAGAACGTGTGTTGTAAAAATGAAAAAACCAAAGATAACGACAATATCTTGCTCTTTATTGAACAAGAGCCAGTCTATTTTTCCCCATAAAAATGCCAATGATAATTCGGAAAACAAAAAAGCAGATAAAGGCGGGGCTGTGCAAACAGATGACGACAGCGATTTTGTTCCCGGAGGACTGCTGACTTTCTACTGATTTTCCAATCCATTCTTCCTTTATAAAGAGGTCTAAATTTTATATTGGCGCTCAACGTCTTACCGCTTATAATTGGTGAAAGGTCTTAAAGAAGGGTTCCCTTCTTCTTCAACCAGCGCAGTAAGGATTCAGACGTGGAGAGCTTTTCACAAAAGGGCGGCATGAAGCCGGTCAGTGACGCCAGCGGTATGTTTACACCAGCCGTTGTTTTGTCGCACAAAGAAAAAGATATCTATCATTTTGATGATGATGACATTCTGTACGGCGACGGTACAAGCACGTCCCCGGCCGCGGGAATTGAAAATGCTTTGCTGCACATCAGACAAGACGGGGCTTCCCATGTACCCGTAACAACAGGCAAGAAAAGCAATGCTGGTGATACCAGAAACACCGTGACACAAATCGAAGAAACAATAATTAACGATGCGCCCCTTTATGCGCCGGGCGGGGCGGCTACGCCCGCGCAGTTCGCTGATTATCTGGTCAACGGCTTTTGGGCGGATGCCGGGTCGATTGCGCGATCATGGGCGCAGCATAACGTAACGTACTCGATCTCCAACGAATTTACGGCGGCCCAGAAGGCCGGGCTCCGCGATGCCTTTAGCATGTGGCAGGAGATCGCCGATATTACATTTTCGGAAGTCGCCAGCGGCGGGGATATGGATATTGTGGAAGGAGACGATGGCCGCGCCTATTCGTCTTCGTCCGTCTTTGTCGGCGGCGATATTGCGTCTAACATGATTTCCATTGATACGAATGTGTTCGGCTGGGGGGATCTGAACACGATCGGTCTGTACGGCCTGCAAACGGCGCTGCATGAAATCGGACATTCATTGGGTCTGGGGCACTCCGGTAATTACAACGGCAGCGCAACCTATAACAACGATGCGATCTGGACGAACGACACGCGCCAGTTCACGATCATGTCCTATTTCTCGGCCAGCTTTACCGGCGCGAACCACATGGGGCAATACGGTTCGACGCCGCAACTGATTGATATGCTGGCCATCCAGAACATCTATGGTACGAACTATGCCACGCGCAGCGGCAACACGATTTATGGCTTTAACAGCAATGCCGGGCGCGCCCAGTATGATTTTTCGATCACGACCCAGCCCATCGTTGCTATCTGGGATGGCGGCGGGACGGACACGCTGGATTTGTCAGGGTACGGTATGGCCCAGACGATTACGCTTGTTTCCGGCGATTTCAGCAATGTCGGCGGCCTGACAAATAACCTTGTGATTGCCTACGGCGCAACGATCGAAAACGCGACGGGCGGGGCGGGCAGCGATACGATTTACGGCAACGATTCCGACAATATCCTGCTGGGGAACAACGGCAATGACGTCGTATTCGGCACGATCGGTAATGATACGCTGGATGGCGGCGGCGGGACGGATACCGCGAACTATAACTATTCGGTCAGCGCCTTTGCCTTTAACTTCATAAACAGCGTCACTGTTTCCTTTCACCACATCGTCCAGAATTTTACAGATGTTCTTTCTAATTTCGAGAACTTCATTTTCTCGGACGGCTCCTATACGTTTGCCCAGCTCTTGGCGAATTTTGGTTCTCTTGATACGGCCCCAGTTCTCACATCCGGTGATTTGACTTTGGCCAGAGGAGAGGTCACGCTGGCCTCGAGTGTCGTTACCGCCACGGATGCCGACGGGGACACGCTGACCTATGAGGTCTGGGATGGCGATACGAAAAGCGTGTCGGGATATTTCGAACTGAACGGCAGCAAACTGGCCGCCGGCAGGGGGCATACCCTGACGCAGGCTGAATTTGATGCCCTGAACATCGTAGGCGGCAGCGCCGATAGCACCGACAAGCTGTGGGTTCGGGTTTCCGATGACAGCACCACAACGGCCTGGCAGAGATTTATCCTGACGACCAGCGGTAGCCTCGCTGGCGGCGGCGGCGGTGGAGGAGGCGGCGGTAATGCGGCACCGACCGTGACAGCCAGCGGCCTGACTCTGGCCAAAGGAGAGATTGCGCTGGCCTCGAGCGTCATTACCGCGGCGGATGCTGATGGCGATACACTGAGCTACGAAGTATGGGACGGCGAGAACAAATACGTATCGGGGTATTTTGAGCTGAATGGCGCCAAACTGGCGGCCAGCCAGAGCCATATTTTAACGCAGGCTGAATTTGACGCCCTGCACATCATGGGCGGCAGCGCCGACGGCACCGACAAGCTGTGGGTCCGGGTTTCCGATGGTACGCACACGGCAACATGGCAAACCTTTATCCTGACGACCAGCGGCAGTATCGCCGAAACGGGCGGCAATGGCGGCGGTGTTAATACGGCGCCGACCGTGACGGCCAGTGATTTTAGCCTGGGCAAAGAAACGGCAATACTGGCCTCGAGCGTCATTATCGCAGCGGATGCCGATGGCGATGCACTGACCTACGAGGTCTGGGATAGCGGAACGAATAATGTGTCGGGGTATTTCGAGCTGAACGGCGTCAGATTGTCTGCCGGCGGGAGCCATATCTTGACGCAGGCCGAATTTGATGTCCTGAACATCGTGGGCGGCAGCGCGGAAGGCACCGATAAATTATGGGCCAAGGTATCCGACGGGACGTACGCATCGGCGTGGCAGAGTTTCATCATGACAACGACACTGCCTGCCGGCGCGGCGACGCAGGAAACGGTAATACAGGATGGTGGAAGCGCGGCGATGGCATTGGATATCTCCGACCTGATTGATTTCGGCAGCGCCGAGCAGGATGCGCTGGATCAATTGTGTTCCGATGAACATACATGGGAAAATATGAGCAATGCTGGCACGCAAAATACGGCAATCGCAGTTGAAACCGTGACCGGCGGTGCCGAGCAGGGGACGGCGCTGGTTGATCTGCTGGATGTTCATAATCAGGGAGACCAGATTCTGTAACGGATTGACATCAGAACCAAACACATCGCCGGCCGGAGCAAAAAGCCGGACATAGAGATTAACTTTAGGCTGGTGGCGTCCCCCCGGATCATATATAAAAGCCTTATGGGCATTATCTCTCTGACCAGTATCCTTGTTACCTTTTGCGCGGTATTTTCCTATATCAATTACCGCTACATCAAGTTGCCGACGACGATTGGCATCATGGTGATGGCTCTGACCATGTCGACGGTCTTGCTGCTATTGCCGCTTGTCGGGGTTGATGTCTTGCCGTTGGTGCGCAGTATTTTCGGCGAAATAGATTTTTCGAAAACCCTGCTTGATGGCATGCTGAGTTTTCTGCTGTTTGCCGGAGCCCTGCATGTTAACTGGAAGACCCTGCACGCCCAGAAATACATCGTTTCGATCCTCGCT containing:
- a CDS encoding M10 family metallopeptidase C-terminal domain-containing protein, which gives rise to MESFSQKGGMKPVSDASGMFTPAVVLSHKEKDIYHFDDDDILYGDGTSTSPAAGIENALLHIRQDGASHVPVTTGKKSNAGDTRNTVTQIEETIINDAPLYAPGGAATPAQFADYLVNGFWADAGSIARSWAQHNVTYSISNEFTAAQKAGLRDAFSMWQEIADITFSEVASGGDMDIVEGDDGRAYSSSSVFVGGDIASNMISIDTNVFGWGDLNTIGLYGLQTALHEIGHSLGLGHSGNYNGSATYNNDAIWTNDTRQFTIMSYFSASFTGANHMGQYGSTPQLIDMLAIQNIYGTNYATRSGNTIYGFNSNAGRAQYDFSITTQPIVAIWDGGGTDTLDLSGYGMAQTITLVSGDFSNVGGLTNNLVIAYGATIENATGGAGSDTIYGNDSDNILLGNNGNDVVFGTIGNDTLDGGGGTDTANYNYSVSAFAFNFINSVTVSFHHIVQNFTDVLSNFENFIFSDGSYTFAQLLANFGSLDTAPVLTSGDLTLARGEVTLASSVVTATDADGDTLTYEVWDGDTKSVSGYFELNGSKLAAGRGHTLTQAEFDALNIVGGSADSTDKLWVRVSDDSTTTAWQRFILTTSGSLAGGGGGGGGGGNAAPTVTASGLTLAKGEIALASSVITAADADGDTLSYEVWDGENKYVSGYFELNGAKLAASQSHILTQAEFDALHIMGGSADGTDKLWVRVSDGTHTATWQTFILTTSGSIAETGGNGGGVNTAPTVTASDFSLGKETAILASSVIIAADADGDALTYEVWDSGTNNVSGYFELNGVRLSAGGSHILTQAEFDVLNIVGGSAEGTDKLWAKVSDGTYASAWQSFIMTTTLPAGAATQETVIQDGGSAAMALDISDLIDFGSAEQDALDQLCSDEHTWENMSNAGTQNTAIAVETVTGGAEQGTALVDLLDVHNQGDQIL
- a CDS encoding helix-turn-helix transcriptional regulator; protein product: MTNFSLISKRSTTDLDRYMGQKLKTLRSFKGISQSDLAEYMGLSFQQIQKYENGKNRISAASLFHIAKILDANVTDFFPEESGQKEEDTLSDILLDKNIVELVRLYGQLPDDDRKKSVQQFIRLFLKIQDTE
- a CDS encoding LuxR family transcriptional regulator, with product MTSIEEFIEKSNKASNAEEAFHLFSQTLSEMGFDRVVYSLLTDHFSLQKKAGHGIAYNYPDDWMKYYAEKGYDTEDPVPKQAFKSSRPFSWEGLTKTSELTALEQKVMNEAEEAGLKNGVGIPLYGAHSEIAGVGLASSTGGIDIDQNTLCKLRAISSQFHMIYSDFLTVETSVSNVRLTPREREILLWVSEGKSDPVISEIIGISIPTVRFHLNNIYQKLQANERTFAVVKALHLGLISPSIIAAPYQT
- a CDS encoding autoinducer synthase, with the protein product MIDCVSIENAHMFKGNPLASQHKLRYQSIIKRQGWDVPVVKDMEYDSYDNPATTYLVWRDENNVARGVSRLYPTDRPYMLQEVFSHLVTEELPNDVKIWEGSRFCVDESLSPQMRRRIIQELVLAYLEFGLDQGIERYIGLMYPIYWRNIFTKAGWDIDFMGPEIRLEEDYGHAVRAGGVRVSEENLFKVREKTGIHHPVLNYSDYSDEIEKITKVA